A region of Larimichthys crocea isolate SSNF chromosome X, L_crocea_2.0, whole genome shotgun sequence DNA encodes the following proteins:
- the hmx4 gene encoding H6 family homeobox 4 has translation MNKVDAPCRPAASLKFTIDNILNLKTSGRNCDSCHPAGLQDDSATAMRKDGFQSHHEEHLAQRRQDPGSRLNESELITDCNGATESVIISRGDPKKSTDVRFESGDSSCDDSSSTTTATDPHKGGSPAKKSKMITKKKTRTIFSKRQIFQLESTFDMKRYLSSAERACLASSLQLTETQVKIWFQNRRNKLKRQISTEIDGPVTDFPETGKPVVVGQLPALYKESNLLGRCLLPMPLPVVYPGSSTPYLCFSNASKYFSLYDGDV, from the exons ATGAACAAAGTGGACGCACCATGCCGACCCGCCGCCTCTCTCAAATTCACTATTGACAACATCCTCAATCTCAAGACAAGCGGGAGGAACTGTGACAGCTGTCACCCCGCCGGACTGCAGGATGACTCGGCCACGGCGATGCGTAAAGACGGTTTCCAGAGCCACCACGAGGAGCACTTAGCACAGAGGAGGCAGGACCCGGGCAGCAGGCTTAACGAAAGTG AGTTGATCACAGACTGCAACGGAGCAACGGAATCGGTCATCATCAGCCGCGGAGACCCGAAGAAGTCGACGGATGTGCGCTTCGAGAGCGGGGACAGCAGCTGCGATGACAGCAGCTCCACCACAACGGCCACGGACCCCCACAAAGGAGGTAGCCCTGcaaaaaagagcaaaatgaTAACGAAGAAGAAGACGCGCACTATTTTTTCCAAGAGACAGATTTTCCAGTTGGAGTCTACCTTCGACATGAAACGCTATCTGAGCAGCGCCGAGCGCGCCTGCCTCGCCAGTTCACTCCAGCTCACGGAGACCCAGGTGAAAATATGGTTTCAGAACCGCAGGAATAAATTGAAACGGCAAATCTCGACCGAAATCGACGGACCTGTTACCGATTTTCCCGAGACTGGAAAGCCTGTGGTGGTGGGGCAGCTCCCGGCCTTGTACAAAGAGAGCAACCTGCTGGGGAGATGCCTGCTGCCCATGCCCCTGCCTGTTGTATACCCGGGCAGTAGCACGCCTTACCTCTGCTTCTCAAACGCCAGCAAGTACTTCAGCCTGTATGACGGGGACGTATGA
- the hmx1 gene encoding homeobox protein HMX1 has protein sequence MQQKLTDNNTPTSSRVSSFFIENLLGKGRNGQDSMSDSSRGEAGVESVSPDRVLSARRADANAAGAPDCSRSTARSPYRDSPLQWHHGGTALNLRALETPQSPKDDTSTDDQCCSIWTSDRCSPAVSEPITEGSDETDRKTGDSNLTDDNEDAQNGFDARADQDASSEPSPNRKKKTRTVFSRSQVFQLESTFDVKRYLSSSERAGLAASLHLTETQVKIWFQNRRNKWKRQLAADLEAAHIPHSTQRIIRVPILYHEGPTPTAGLGFNLNGHPVSPPVAGFSSSINYPLSSFAHSMSMLRSQMTGLV, from the exons ATGCAGCAGAAGCTAACGGACAACAACACTCCAACCTCATCGAGGGTGTCGTCGTTTTTTATCGAGAACCTCTTGGGCAAAGGGCGGAATGGGCAAGACTCGATGTCGGACAGCAGTCGTGGAGAAGCTGGCGTGGAGTCGGTCTCACCCGACCGAGTCCTGAGCGCACGTCGTGCAGACGCGAACGCTGCAGGAGCGCCGGACTGCTCCAGATCCACAGCTCGGTCCCCGTACAGAGACTCGCCGTTGCAGTGGCACCATGGGGGGACTGCCTTAAATCTGCGAGCTTTGGAAACACCACAGA GCCCAAAAGATGATACCAGTACAGACGACCAGTGCTGCTCCATATGGACCAGTGACAGATGCTCCCCCGCCGTCTCTGAGCCGATAACGGAAGGCAGCGACGAAACCGACCGTAAAACAGGTGACAGTAACCTGACAGACGACAACGAGGACGCGCAGAACGGTTTTGATGCGCGGGCGGACCAAGACGCATCATCAGAGCCGAGCCCCAACCGGAAGAAGAAGACCCGGACCGTGTTCAGCCGCAGTCAGGTGTTTCAGCTCGAGTCCACCTTCGACGTGAAACGGTACCTGAGCAGCTCGGAAAGAGCGGGGCTGGCAGCGTCTCTGCACCTGACAGAGACGCAGGTCAAAATCTGGTTCCAGAACCGGAGGAATAAATGGAAACGACAGCTGGCGGCGGATCTTGAGGCTGCACATATTCCACACTCGACCCAGCGGATTATCAGGGTGCCCATTCTGTACCACGAAGGACCCACTCCCACTGCGGGACTGGGTTTCAACCTGAACGGACATCCAGTTTCTCCACCCGTCGCGGGCTTCTCCAGCTCCATCAACTACCCTCTGTCCTCGTTTGCTCACTCAATGAGCATGTTAAGATCGCAGATGACCGGTTTGGTGTAA